Proteins encoded within one genomic window of Xylophilus sp. GOD-11R:
- the lysA gene encoding diaminopimelate decarboxylase, whose translation MIPSPLPGAPQLAYRGDALHLEDVSLSDLATVHGTPLYVYSKASMLAALGAYQRGFARRDVQICYAMKANSTLGVLQVFARAGCGFDIVSAGELRRVLAAGGDASKVIFSGVGKTRAEMREALAAGIGCFNVESEAEIDVLDEVARAVGGTAPVSIRVNPNVDPKTHPYISTGLKDNKFGIAHERAVAVYRHAASLPGLKVVGIDCHIGSQITDETPYLDAMDRVLDLVAAIEAAGIPLHHIDFGGGLGIDYRGDKPPSADALWKRLLAKLDARGYGGRKLLVEPGRSLVGNAGVCLTEVLYDKPGEHKNFCIVDAAMNDLPRPAMYEAYHAIVPLVLPAADAPIVTVDVVGPVCESGDWLGRDRQLAVRPGDRLAVLSAGAYCMSMASNYNSRGRGAEVLVDGAASHLIRARESAEDQMRGEKLPG comes from the coding sequence ATGATTCCCTCCCCCCTGCCGGGCGCGCCGCAGCTCGCCTACCGCGGCGACGCGCTCCATCTCGAAGACGTCTCGCTGTCCGACCTGGCCACCGTCCACGGCACGCCGCTCTACGTCTATTCCAAGGCCTCGATGCTGGCCGCGCTCGGCGCCTACCAGCGCGGCTTTGCCCGCCGCGATGTGCAGATCTGCTATGCGATGAAGGCCAACTCCACGCTCGGCGTGCTGCAGGTCTTCGCCCGCGCGGGCTGCGGTTTCGACATCGTGTCGGCCGGTGAACTGCGGCGCGTGCTGGCCGCCGGCGGCGATGCGTCCAAGGTGATCTTCTCCGGCGTTGGCAAGACCCGCGCCGAGATGCGCGAGGCGCTGGCCGCGGGCATCGGCTGCTTCAACGTCGAGAGCGAAGCCGAAATCGACGTGCTCGATGAAGTCGCCCGCGCCGTCGGCGGGACCGCGCCGGTGAGCATCCGGGTCAATCCGAACGTCGACCCCAAGACGCATCCTTATATTTCCACCGGCCTCAAGGACAACAAGTTCGGCATCGCGCACGAACGGGCGGTGGCGGTCTATCGCCACGCCGCGTCGCTGCCGGGACTGAAAGTGGTCGGCATCGACTGCCATATCGGTTCGCAGATCACCGACGAGACGCCCTACCTCGACGCCATGGACCGGGTGCTCGACCTGGTCGCGGCCATCGAGGCGGCCGGCATTCCCCTGCACCACATCGACTTCGGCGGCGGCCTGGGCATCGACTACCGGGGCGACAAACCTCCGTCGGCCGACGCCCTCTGGAAGCGCCTGCTGGCCAAGCTCGACGCCCGCGGTTATGGCGGGCGCAAGCTGCTGGTCGAACCCGGCCGCTCGTTGGTGGGCAATGCCGGCGTCTGCCTGACCGAGGTGCTCTACGACAAGCCGGGTGAGCACAAGAACTTCTGCATCGTCGATGCCGCCATGAACGACCTGCCCCGGCCCGCCATGTACGAGGCCTATCACGCCATCGTGCCGCTGGTGCTGCCGGCGGCCGACGCGCCCATCGTTACGGTCGACGTGGTGGGGCCGGTCTGCGAGAGCGGCGACTGGCTGGGCCGCGACCGGCAGCTGGCGGTGCGCCCCGGCGACCGGCTGGCGGTGCTGTCGGCCGGCGCCTATTGCATGAGCATGGCCAGCAACTACAACTCGCGCGGGCGGGGCGCCGAGGTGCTGGTCGACGGCGCGGCCTCGCACCTGATCCGCGCCCGCGAAAGCGCCGAAGACCAGATGCGCGGCGAGAAGCTGCCCGGCTGA
- a CDS encoding PilN domain-containing protein produces MILINLLPHREAARKRRREAFNAAVGASVLVGALLAGAIYLYFQTRINDQNLRNQTLQGAIRTLEGQIKEIATIESEITALRARQKAVEDLQSDRNLQVYLLNELVRQLPDGVYLTDMRQVDQTVTLKGSAQSNERVSELLRNLGNNTPYFSKPQLIEIVTGSVTLGPRDQRRVANFTISVRLLRSSEMQAAAVAAPAGAAASVAAPAAAAAAR; encoded by the coding sequence GTGATCCTGATCAACCTGCTGCCGCATCGCGAGGCGGCGCGCAAGCGTCGCCGCGAGGCGTTCAACGCGGCCGTCGGCGCATCGGTGCTGGTCGGCGCCCTGCTGGCGGGCGCGATCTACCTTTATTTCCAGACGCGCATCAACGACCAGAATCTGCGCAACCAGACGCTGCAGGGCGCCATCCGCACGCTGGAAGGGCAGATCAAGGAAATCGCGACCATCGAGTCCGAGATCACCGCACTGCGCGCCCGCCAGAAGGCGGTGGAAGATCTGCAGTCCGACCGCAATCTGCAGGTCTACCTGCTCAATGAACTGGTGCGCCAGCTGCCCGACGGCGTCTACCTCACCGACATGCGGCAGGTCGACCAGACCGTCACCCTCAAGGGTTCGGCGCAGTCCAACGAGCGGGTGTCCGAGCTGCTGCGCAACCTGGGCAACAACACGCCGTATTTTTCCAAGCCGCAACTCATCGAGATCGTGACCGGCTCGGTCACGCTCGGTCCGCGCGACCAGCGGCGAGTCGCCAATTTCACGATTTCCGTGCGACTGCTGCGCTCCAGCGAAATGCAGGCCGCGGCCGTTGCCGCCCCCGCTGGCGCCGCGGCCTCCGTTGCCGCACCGGCCGCCGCCGCCGCCGCGCGCTGA
- a CDS encoding type 4a pilus biogenesis protein PilO gives MAKPSLPSVDLAELSEKLQRQFHGLDPKDPSQWPALPRVLVYAFVALVVIGAAWYVWLSDFQAELDTAAAQEITLRQDYQTKLTKAINLQALKTQREQIRVFVNQLEKQLPSKAEMDALLSDINQAGLGRSLQFELFRPGNVQVRDYYAELPIQVRVTGRYHDMGDFTADVAHLSRIVTLDNLSITPAKDGQLAMDVTARTFRYLDPEEIEAQRKAAAGAKK, from the coding sequence ATGGCCAAACCGTCCCTGCCCAGCGTGGACCTCGCCGAACTCTCGGAAAAGCTCCAGCGCCAGTTCCACGGCCTCGATCCCAAGGACCCGTCGCAATGGCCGGCGCTGCCGCGCGTGCTGGTCTACGCCTTCGTCGCGCTCGTGGTCATCGGCGCGGCCTGGTATGTGTGGCTGAGCGACTTCCAGGCCGAGCTCGACACCGCCGCGGCCCAGGAAATCACGCTGCGCCAGGACTACCAGACCAAGCTGACCAAAGCGATCAACCTGCAGGCGCTCAAGACGCAGCGCGAGCAGATTCGCGTCTTCGTGAACCAGCTCGAGAAGCAGCTGCCGAGCAAGGCCGAGATGGACGCCCTGCTGTCCGACATCAACCAGGCCGGCCTCGGCCGCAGCCTGCAGTTCGAGCTGTTCCGCCCGGGCAACGTGCAGGTGCGCGACTACTACGCCGAGCTGCCGATCCAGGTGCGCGTCACCGGCCGCTACCACGACATGGGCGATTTCACCGCCGACGTCGCGCATCTCTCGCGCATCGTGACGCTCGACAACCTCTCCATCACGCCGGCCAAGGACGGCCAGCTCGCCATGGACGTCACTGCCCGCACCTTCCGCTACCTCGATCCCGAAGAGATCGAGGCCCAGCGCAAGGCTGCCGCCGGAGCCAAGAAATGA
- the pilQ gene encoding type IV pilus secretin PilQ, which yields MIQGYGRLRSLLRCAAAGLLGTMLCATAWAQSSIQSLTAFNQGGGELLRIEFSAPPQGLPTGFAIQSPARIALDFPGTANGLGRPSVELNQGNLRSATVVEAGDRTRVVLNLRRPTAYSARVDGNALLVSLEPSAAGAATLAPRPTFAENTASDVEPLRDIDFRRSDDATGRIVVTLPNNRVGVDLRQQGGNLVVEFLKSSLPEGLRRRMDVADFGTPVQAVSTSQLGDRVRMTIEPRGDWEHSAYQSDTQFVVEVRPKKVDVTKLTQGPGYSGERLSLNFQSIDVRALLQVIADFTNFNIVTSDTVVGTLTLRLKDVPWDQALQIIMDAKGLGMRKNGTVLWIAPKDEIDSRTRKDLEAQQAIQNLEPLRTQAYQLNYAKATDMVGQLLGVPLAGTGGSVTAIPGGTNNARFLSQRGSVIAEPRTNQLFVTDTPEKLRQVQELIARLDKAVRQVLIEARIVEASDTFSRSLGVKLGSADLRTQQGGTSGYGVGGGNRLALGTNYNNVVATTGAGGTVDTTSNFVNLPATTATGTSAATFALSIFNASANRFLNLELSALEADGKGKLVSSPRIVTADQTKALIEQGTEFPYQQATASGATSVAFRKANLKLEVTPQITPEGNIILDLDINKDSRGETTTAGIAIDTKHIKTQVLVENGGTVVIGGIFELTQTTTINKVPLLGDIPYLGVLFRNTADVNNKTEMLVFITPKMITDQNAAR from the coding sequence ATGATTCAAGGCTACGGGCGTTTGCGGAGCCTGCTGCGCTGCGCCGCGGCGGGTTTGCTCGGCACCATGCTGTGCGCCACGGCCTGGGCGCAATCCAGCATCCAGTCGCTCACCGCTTTCAACCAGGGCGGCGGCGAGTTGCTGCGCATCGAGTTCTCGGCGCCGCCACAAGGCCTGCCGACCGGCTTCGCCATCCAGTCGCCCGCGCGCATCGCGCTCGACTTCCCCGGCACCGCCAACGGGCTGGGCCGTCCATCGGTCGAACTCAACCAGGGCAACCTGCGCTCGGCCACCGTGGTCGAGGCGGGCGACCGCACCCGCGTGGTGCTCAACCTGCGCCGGCCTACCGCCTACAGCGCCCGCGTCGACGGCAACGCGCTGCTGGTGTCGCTCGAACCGTCGGCCGCCGGCGCCGCCACCCTCGCGCCGCGCCCGACCTTCGCCGAGAACACCGCCTCCGACGTCGAGCCGCTGCGCGACATCGACTTCCGCCGCTCCGACGACGCCACCGGCCGCATCGTGGTCACGCTGCCCAACAACCGCGTGGGCGTCGACCTGCGCCAGCAGGGCGGCAACCTGGTCGTCGAATTCCTCAAGTCGTCGCTGCCCGAAGGCCTGCGCCGCCGCATGGACGTCGCCGACTTCGGCACACCGGTGCAGGCGGTCAGCACCTCGCAGCTCGGCGACCGGGTGCGCATGACCATCGAGCCGCGCGGCGACTGGGAACACAGCGCCTACCAGAGCGACACGCAGTTCGTGGTGGAAGTGCGACCCAAGAAGGTCGACGTGACCAAGCTCACCCAGGGCCCCGGCTATTCGGGCGAGCGGCTGTCGCTCAATTTCCAGAGCATCGACGTGCGGGCGCTGCTGCAGGTCATCGCCGACTTCACCAACTTCAACATCGTCACCTCCGACACAGTGGTCGGCACGCTCACGCTGCGCCTGAAGGACGTGCCCTGGGACCAGGCCCTGCAGATCATCATGGACGCCAAGGGCCTGGGCATGCGCAAGAACGGCACCGTGCTGTGGATCGCGCCCAAGGACGAGATCGACTCCCGCACCCGCAAGGACCTCGAAGCCCAGCAGGCGATCCAGAATCTGGAGCCGCTGCGCACCCAGGCCTACCAACTCAACTACGCCAAGGCCACCGACATGGTCGGCCAACTGCTCGGCGTGCCGCTGGCTGGCACCGGCGGTAGCGTCACCGCGATTCCCGGCGGCACCAACAACGCCCGTTTCCTGTCGCAACGCGGCAGCGTGATCGCCGAGCCGCGTACCAACCAATTGTTCGTCACCGACACCCCCGAGAAGCTGCGCCAGGTGCAGGAGCTCATCGCCCGCCTCGACAAGGCGGTGCGCCAGGTGCTGATCGAGGCCCGCATCGTCGAAGCCTCAGACACCTTCAGCCGCTCGCTCGGCGTGAAGCTGGGCAGCGCCGACCTGCGCACCCAGCAGGGCGGCACCTCCGGCTACGGCGTGGGCGGCGGCAACCGGCTGGCACTGGGCACCAACTACAACAACGTCGTCGCCACCACCGGCGCCGGCGGCACGGTCGACACCACTTCGAACTTCGTCAACCTGCCCGCGACCACCGCCACCGGCACCAGCGCGGCCACCTTTGCGCTGTCGATCTTCAACGCCTCGGCCAACCGCTTCCTGAACCTGGAGCTCTCCGCCCTGGAGGCCGACGGCAAGGGCAAGCTGGTGTCGAGCCCGCGCATCGTCACCGCCGACCAGACCAAGGCGTTGATCGAGCAGGGCACCGAGTTCCCTTACCAGCAGGCCACCGCCAGCGGCGCCACCTCGGTCGCGTTCCGCAAGGCCAACCTCAAGCTCGAGGTCACGCCGCAGATCACGCCCGAAGGCAACATCATCCTGGACCTGGACATCAACAAGGACTCGCGCGGCGAGACCACCACGGCCGGCATCGCCATCGACACCAAGCACATCAAGACGCAGGTGCTGGTGGAGAACGGCGGCACGGTGGTGATCGGCGGCATCTTCGAGCTGACCCAGACCACCACGATCAACAAGGTGCCGCTGCTCGGCGACATCCCCTACCTCGGCGTGCTGTTCCGCAACACCGCCGACGTGAACAACAAGACCGAGATGCTGGTGTTCATCACGCCCAAGATGATCACCGACCAGAATGCCGCGCGCTGA
- a CDS encoding penicillin-binding protein 1A, translating to MATEPRDPRDKNPANPSSRRSGGRKAPPAPRPWWSWVLRVVLGLVGVAFAALVAAAMTVGVALAVAYPNLPDISDLADYRPKLPLRVFSTEGALLGEFGEERRNLTPIANIPQVMKNAVLAAEDARFYNHGGVDYVGVLRAGLANVNRAKSQGASTITMQVARNVYLSSEKTFTRKIYELLLTLKLEHMLSKDQILEIYMNQIYLGNRAYGFAAASEAYFGKPLQKITVAEAAMLAGLPKAPTANNPINNPRRARARQLYIIDRMAENGFIGKDEAATAKEEELHLRNASDNNRVHAEYIAEMVRQMVFNQYGSDAYTRGLNVYTTVSAGDQEAAYKALRRGLMDYERRQIYRGPEQFINLPSDPKEVDEAVDDALAEHPDNGDVLSAVVLDASPRRIVAVRADGDRVEITGDGLKPAQSGLSEKAGPNIRIRRGAVIRVVRTTKGSFEITQIPEIEGAFVAVDPRSGALKALVGGFDFGKNKFNHVTQAWRQPGSSFKPFIYSAALEKGFTPATVINDAPLYFDAGTTGGQPWEPKNYGGGFDGPMSMRRALEKSKNLVSIRILQSIGTKYAQDWVTRFGFDKDKHPAYLPMALGAGSVTPMQMAAAYSVFANGGHRLNPWLIAKVVDQKGRVLLETTPPALDQSNQAIEPRNAFIMDSLLQTVARSGTAARAQAMLKRPDIYGKTGTTNDSMDAWFAGFQPTLVAISWIGYDTPRNMGDRETGGGLSLPVWVNFMDYALQGVPVQEYQPPAGVVNNGGEWFYEEYARSGGIPSLGGGTGDAPSSGGGDAVAPAAPPPSDERSKILDLFR from the coding sequence ATGGCCACCGAACCCCGCGATCCCCGCGACAAGAACCCAGCGAACCCCTCTTCCCGACGCTCCGGCGGCCGCAAGGCCCCACCCGCTCCCCGCCCCTGGTGGAGCTGGGTGTTGCGCGTGGTACTGGGCCTGGTCGGCGTGGCGTTCGCCGCCCTCGTGGCCGCGGCCATGACCGTGGGTGTCGCCCTCGCGGTCGCCTACCCGAACCTGCCGGACATCTCCGACCTGGCCGACTACCGGCCCAAGCTGCCGCTGCGGGTGTTTTCCACCGAAGGCGCGCTGCTCGGCGAGTTCGGCGAGGAGCGCCGCAACCTCACGCCCATCGCCAACATTCCGCAAGTCATGAAGAACGCGGTGCTGGCCGCCGAAGACGCGCGCTTCTACAACCACGGCGGCGTCGATTACGTGGGCGTGCTGCGTGCCGGCCTGGCCAACGTCAACCGGGCCAAGAGCCAGGGCGCCTCCACCATCACGATGCAGGTGGCGCGCAACGTCTACCTGTCGTCCGAGAAGACCTTCACCCGCAAGATCTACGAGCTGCTGCTCACGCTCAAGCTCGAACACATGCTCTCGAAGGACCAGATCCTCGAGATCTACATGAACCAGATCTATCTGGGCAACCGCGCCTACGGTTTCGCTGCCGCCTCGGAAGCGTATTTCGGCAAGCCGCTGCAGAAGATCACCGTGGCCGAAGCGGCCATGCTCGCCGGCCTGCCCAAGGCGCCGACAGCCAACAATCCGATCAACAACCCGCGCCGCGCCCGCGCCCGCCAGCTCTACATCATCGACCGCATGGCCGAGAACGGCTTCATCGGCAAGGACGAAGCCGCCACCGCCAAGGAAGAAGAGCTGCACCTGCGCAACGCCAGCGACAACAACCGGGTGCACGCCGAATACATCGCCGAGATGGTGCGGCAGATGGTGTTCAACCAGTACGGCAGCGACGCCTACACCCGCGGGCTCAACGTCTACACCACGGTCAGCGCCGGCGACCAGGAAGCCGCCTACAAGGCGCTGCGCCGCGGCTTGATGGACTACGAGCGCCGCCAGATCTACCGGGGCCCGGAGCAGTTCATCAACCTGCCGTCCGACCCGAAGGAAGTCGACGAGGCGGTCGACGACGCGCTGGCCGAGCATCCCGACAACGGCGACGTGCTGTCGGCCGTGGTGCTCGACGCCAGCCCGCGCCGCATCGTGGCGGTTCGCGCCGACGGCGACCGGGTCGAGATCACCGGCGACGGTTTGAAGCCCGCGCAGTCGGGCCTGAGCGAGAAGGCGGGCCCCAACATCCGCATCCGGCGCGGCGCGGTGATTCGCGTGGTGCGCACCACCAAGGGCAGCTTCGAGATCACGCAGATCCCCGAGATCGAGGGCGCCTTCGTGGCGGTCGATCCGCGCAGCGGCGCGCTCAAGGCGCTGGTCGGCGGTTTCGATTTCGGCAAGAACAAGTTCAACCACGTCACGCAGGCCTGGCGCCAGCCGGGTTCAAGCTTCAAGCCGTTCATCTATTCGGCGGCACTGGAAAAAGGCTTCACGCCGGCCACCGTCATCAACGACGCGCCGCTGTATTTCGACGCCGGCACCACGGGCGGCCAGCCCTGGGAGCCCAAGAACTACGGCGGCGGTTTCGACGGGCCGATGTCCATGCGCCGCGCGCTGGAGAAATCCAAGAACCTGGTCTCGATCCGCATCCTGCAGTCCATCGGCACCAAATACGCACAAGACTGGGTGACCCGCTTCGGTTTCGACAAGGACAAGCATCCGGCCTATCTGCCGATGGCGCTCGGCGCCGGCTCGGTCACGCCGATGCAGATGGCCGCGGCTTACTCGGTGTTCGCCAATGGCGGGCATCGGCTCAACCCGTGGTTGATCGCCAAGGTGGTCGACCAGAAAGGCCGCGTGCTGCTCGAAACCACGCCGCCGGCGCTCGACCAGAGCAACCAGGCAATCGAGCCGCGCAACGCCTTCATCATGGACAGCCTGCTGCAGACGGTCGCCCGCTCCGGCACCGCCGCCCGCGCGCAGGCCATGCTCAAGCGGCCGGACATCTACGGCAAGACCGGCACCACCAACGATTCGATGGACGCCTGGTTCGCCGGCTTCCAGCCGACGCTCGTGGCGATCAGCTGGATCGGCTACGACACACCGCGCAACATGGGCGACCGCGAGACCGGTGGCGGGCTGAGCCTGCCGGTGTGGGTGAATTTCATGGACTACGCGCTGCAGGGCGTGCCGGTGCAGGAATACCAGCCGCCGGCCGGCGTGGTGAACAACGGCGGCGAGTGGTTCTACGAGGAATACGCGCGCAGTGGCGGCATTCCGAGCCTGGGTGGTGGCACGGGCGATGCGCCGAGTTCGGGCGGCGGCGATGCCGTCGCGCCGGCTGCGCCTCCGCCGAGCGACGAGCGGAGCAAGATCCTGGATCTTTTTAGGTGA
- a CDS encoding pilus assembly protein PilP, producing MKAWIVALCLLPLLSACGEAVDDDLNTWMAEQKAQTRPKVPPLSAPKQFTPADYTQTGAVDPFSAEKLTQALRRDTTQTTANTTLLAPELARRKEPLEAYPLDTLSMVGSLQKDGRPAALLKLGTMLYQVRVGEHLGQNYGRIVAITETETRIKEIVQDPGGDWVERDASLQLQEITK from the coding sequence ATGAAGGCGTGGATCGTGGCCCTGTGCCTGCTGCCGCTGCTCTCGGCCTGCGGCGAGGCGGTCGACGACGACCTCAATACCTGGATGGCCGAGCAGAAGGCCCAGACACGCCCCAAGGTGCCGCCGCTGAGCGCGCCCAAGCAGTTCACGCCGGCCGACTACACCCAGACCGGGGCGGTCGACCCGTTCAGCGCCGAGAAGCTGACGCAGGCGCTGCGCCGCGACACCACGCAGACCACGGCCAACACGACGCTGCTGGCGCCCGAGCTCGCGCGCCGCAAGGAGCCGCTGGAGGCCTATCCGCTCGACACGCTGTCGATGGTCGGCAGCCTGCAGAAGGACGGGCGGCCCGCCGCGCTCCTGAAGCTCGGCACCATGCTCTACCAGGTCCGCGTGGGCGAGCACCTCGGACAGAACTACGGCCGCATCGTGGCCATCACCGAAACCGAGACCCGCATCAAGGAAATCGTCCAGGACCCGGGCGGCGATTGGGTAGAACGCGACGCGAGCCTGCAGCTCCAGGAGATAACGAAATGA
- a CDS encoding pilus assembly protein PilM gives MISLALPFSRQAAPLLGIDISTSSIKLVELGREKDGTPVLERCAIEVLDKGWIVDGNVERFDDVSEALRRLVKKSGTRTRNVAMALPSSAVITKKIVVPGGLSELDLEVQVESEASQYIPFSLDEVSLDFCVIGASPGAAEDIEVLIAASRKEKVQDRQGLAEAAGLRPQVLDIESHAARLAAGRLIGTLPQSGHEPIVALLKIGGVASSLQVMRNEEVVYERDQAFGGSQLTQLIVRQYGFSAEEAEIKKRNADLPDDYATAVLAPFVDSISTEIGRALQFFFTSSPYNQVDHILLSGGSACLPGLAEAVAAQSGFSCTVANPFDGMKVGSGIRSSARTLRDASSYLTACGLAMRRFLP, from the coding sequence TTGATTTCCCTGGCTTTGCCATTCAGCCGTCAGGCCGCGCCGCTCCTGGGCATCGACATCAGTACTTCCAGCATCAAGCTGGTCGAGCTCGGTCGTGAGAAGGACGGCACGCCCGTGCTGGAGCGGTGTGCGATCGAAGTGCTCGACAAGGGCTGGATCGTCGACGGCAACGTGGAGCGTTTCGACGACGTTTCCGAGGCGCTGCGCCGGCTGGTCAAGAAGAGCGGCACCCGCACCCGCAACGTGGCCATGGCCCTGCCGTCGTCGGCGGTCATCACCAAGAAGATCGTGGTGCCCGGCGGTCTGAGCGAGCTGGACCTGGAAGTGCAGGTCGAGTCCGAGGCGAGCCAGTACATCCCCTTCTCGCTCGACGAGGTGAGCCTCGATTTCTGCGTCATCGGCGCCAGCCCCGGCGCGGCGGAGGACATCGAAGTGCTGATCGCCGCGTCCCGCAAGGAAAAGGTGCAGGACCGCCAGGGCCTCGCCGAAGCCGCCGGCCTGCGGCCGCAGGTGCTGGATATCGAGTCCCATGCCGCGCGCCTGGCCGCCGGCCGGCTGATCGGCACGCTGCCGCAGAGCGGCCACGAACCCATCGTCGCGTTGCTCAAGATCGGCGGTGTGGCCAGCAGCCTGCAGGTGATGCGCAACGAAGAGGTCGTCTACGAACGCGACCAGGCCTTTGGCGGCAGCCAGCTCACCCAATTGATCGTGCGCCAGTACGGTTTCTCGGCCGAAGAGGCGGAGATCAAGAAGCGCAACGCCGATCTGCCCGACGACTACGCCACCGCGGTGCTGGCGCCTTTTGTCGACAGCATTTCCACCGAAATCGGCCGCGCGCTGCAGTTCTTCTTCACGAGCTCGCCCTACAACCAGGTCGACCACATCCTGCTGTCGGGCGGTTCGGCCTGCCTGCCGGGCCTGGCCGAGGCCGTGGCGGCGCAATCGGGCTTTTCCTGCACCGTGGCCAACCCGTTCGACGGCATGAAGGTCGGCTCGGGCATTCGGTCCTCGGCCCGCACGCTGCGCGACGCATCGTCCTATCTCACCGCATGCGGGCTGGCGATGCGGAGGTTCCTGCCGTGA
- the cyaY gene encoding iron donor protein CyaY yields MTDLEFSSLAEQLLGHVEACCDRFNDDTDADIDAQRAGGMVTLVFANRSQIVLNQQKPLHELWLAAKSGGYHFKWKDGAWIDTKGQGELLAILSREATAQSGLPLSF; encoded by the coding sequence ATGACCGACCTCGAGTTTTCTTCCCTCGCCGAACAGCTGCTGGGGCATGTCGAGGCCTGCTGCGACCGTTTCAACGATGACACCGACGCCGACATCGACGCCCAGCGTGCCGGCGGCATGGTCACTTTGGTATTCGCCAACCGCAGCCAGATCGTGCTGAACCAGCAAAAGCCGCTGCACGAGCTGTGGCTCGCCGCCAAGTCCGGCGGCTACCACTTCAAGTGGAAGGACGGTGCCTGGATCGATACCAAGGGCCAGGGCGAGCTCCTCGCCATCCTCTCCCGCGAAGCCACCGCCCAGTCCGGCCTGCCCTTGAGCTTCTGA